The genomic stretch ATGTGAGGTAGAGCGACTGATAAGATGCGAGGGCTTCACCGCCTATCAAGTCTTGACAAACTCCGAATGCGCATCAGTTTTACCTCAGGAGTGAGGGCATGGGTGCTAAGGTCCGTGCCCGAGAGGAGAAGAATCCGGACCACCTGCTAAGGTCCCGAAATGACAGCTAAGTTAAACTAACGAAGTCTGACTGCTAAGACAGCTAGGATGTTGGCTTGGAAGCAGCCATTCATTTAAAGAGTGCGTAACAGCTCACTAGTCGAGGAGTCTGGCGTGGATAATAATCGGGTATTAAGTTGTCTACCGAAGCAGTGGGATCATTGAAATGATCGGTAGGGGAGCATTCCAGTCAGCGTCGAAGGCGTACCGCGAGGTATTCTGGAGCGTCTGGAAAAGCAAATGTAGGTATAAGTAACGATAAAGGGGGCGGGAAACCCCCTCGCCGAAAGACTAAGGTTTCCTGATCAACGCTAATCGGATCAGGGTAAGTCGGGTCCTAAGGCTCAGCCGAAGGGCGATGCCGATGGCAGAAACGGTTAATATTCCGTTACTACCTCCAGGAGTGATGTGGAGACGCAGTAGTGACAATGCCGCCATCTGACGGAATAGATGGTTGAAGGGTGTAGATGTTGATCTTGGCAGGCAAATCCACCATGAGAATCGAACCTGATAGTATGCCGCGTCCCTCGGGACAAGGCAATAGTGCATGTAATCATGCTGCCAAGAAAATCCGCTAAACTAAATCCTGTAGGTACCCGTACCGTAAACGGACACACGTAGTCGGGATGAATATTCTAAGGCGCTTGAGTGATTCACGGTTAAGGAACTAGGCAAACTGACCCTGTAACTTCGGGATAAAGGGTCCCTACCCGGTGACGGGAGGGCGCAGAGAATAGGTCCAGGCAACTGTTTAACAAAAACACAGGGCTGTGCTAAATCGAAAGATCCTGTATACAGCCTGACACCTGCCCGGTGCTGGAAGGTTAAGAGGAGACGTCATCGTTGAGAGAAGCGTTGAATTGAAGCCCCAGTAAACGGCGGCCGTAACTATAACGGTCCTAAGGTAGCGAAATTCCTTGTCGGGTAAGTTCCGACCTGCACGAATGGTGTAATGATCTGGACGCTGTCTCAACCGTGAGCTCAGTGAAATTGTAGTATCGGTGAAGATGCCGATTACCCGCGATGGGACGAAAAGACCCCGTGAACCTTTACTATAGCTTATCATTGAATCTGGGCACGTGATGTGTAGGATAGGTCGGAGGCTTTGAAGGGGGTACGCCAGTATCCTTGGAGCCGCTGTTGAAATACGACCCTTCATTTGTTTGGATTCTAACCCGTGTATATGGGGACACTGATTGGTGGGTAGTTTGACTGGGGTGGTCGCCTCCAAAAGCGTAACGGAGGCTTCTAAAGGTGCCCTCACGGCGATTGGTAACCGCCGTTAGAGTGTAATGGCATAAGGGCGCTTGACTGGGAGACTGACAAGTCGATCAGGTAGGAAACTAGAGCATAGTGATCCGGTGTTTCCGTATGGAAGGGACATCGCTCAAAGGATAAAAGGTACTCCGGGGATAACAGGCTGATCCCTCCCAAGAGCTCATATCGACGGAGTGGTTTGGCACCTCGATGTCGGCTCGTCACATCCTGGGGCTGGAGAAGGTCCCAAGGGTTGGGCTGTTCGCCCATTAAAGTGGCACGCGAGCTGGGTTCAGAACGTCGTGAGACAGTTCGGTCTCTATCTATCGTGGGCGTATGAAATTTGCGTGGCTCTGACACTAGTACGAGAGGACCGTGTTGGACAGACCTCTGGTTTACCGGTTGTGCCGCCAGGTGCATTGCCGGGTATCTAAGTCTGGATCGGATAAGTGCTGAAAGCATCTAAGTACGAAGCCGGCCACAAGATTAGATTTCTGAGGGTCGTTGTAGACTACGACGTTGATAGGATGCAGGTGTAAAGGTAGAGATACCAAAGCCGAGCATTACTAATTGCCCGTCCACTTTCCTTATATTTAGGATGGTGTATACGTTCGGTTATTACTACAGGATAAGATAACGCTGATGGCTTGTCGATATGTCGCCCTTATTCAGGTGGCTATAGCACAAGGGTTCCACCTCTTCCCATTCCGAACAGAGAAGTTAAGCCTTGTCACGCCGATGGTACTGCGTCACAGTGGGAGAGTAGGTAGCTGCCGTTTTTGATTGAAGCCTCCGGACTTGAAGAAGTTCCGGAGGCTTTTTTTTGCATCCACGTGTGGCTCCGGACACTCATGCCTTGGAAAAAGGCGGGAAATAGAACAGGCAGGTCTGAAGGCCCGCCTAACAGAGAAACGGAAGATGATTATAGCGCCTTTATGCAAGCTATCAGTTTGTCTACATCTTCTTCTTCTGTATCGAAAGAGGTAACAAGTCTCATTTCTCCTATGGCTTCGTTCCAAAAGTAGAAATGATAATATTTTTGTAGCTTATTTTCTTTTTCACGTGGCATGATGAAGAATAATTGGTTGCTTTCCACCGTTTGGGTAAACTTTATATCAGGGATTGTGGAAAGTTCCTTGTACAAGCGTTGCGCCATTGCGTTGGCATGTTGTGCGCATGTTAGCCATAGGTTATCTTCAAGGAAGGCTGTGAACTGGCAAGAGATATAACGCATTTTGCTGGCCAATTGGCAGGCTTGTTTTCTGGCATAACGCGCTTCCTTTATCAAATCTTGATTGAAAATCATGACACATTCGGCTCCCATCAGTCCGTTCTTTGTTCCTCCCAAAGTCAATGTGTCGACTCCGCAAGCTCCTGATATATCATCAAGACTCATTCCCAATGCTGCCGCGGCATTAGAGATACGGGCGCCGTCCATATGCACAAACAGTCCATGCCGGTGTGCAAATTCTGTCAATGCGCATATTTCTTCTGGTTTGTAAATTGTTCCCAACTCACTACATTGGCTTAGGTAAATTGCTCCGGGCTGAGAATGGTGTTCTATACCAAAGTTAACCATAAATGGTTTTAGTAATTCCGGAGTCAGTTTGCCATCCAGAGTAGGAATTGTGCGCATGAAACAGCCAGTCGCTTTACTGGGGGCACCACATTCATCTACAGCAATGTGAGCTGTGTCGGCACAGAAGATAATATGGTAAGGACGGGTCATCATTTGCAACGCCATAGTATTACTGCCTGTGCCATTAAAAACAAACAGTGCTTCACATGGACGTGAAAATTGTTCTTTCACTTTGTGGGTGGCTTCTTCTGTCCACGGGTCATCTCCATAGCCAAGTGCATGTCCGTTATTGGTCTTCATTAATGCTTCCATGATACGGGGATGTACACTTGAATTATTGTCAGATGCAAAACTTCTCATATTCTTTCTCTATTTTACAATTTATTTGTAAAGGTAGGAGCTTTTTCAACAAAATGCAATGAAATGTCATTGAAATAAATATGCAAAAGGAGCATCATGCAGATGTATTATATATGTAATGCTTTTATCTGATCTTTGCCATCGGAAAAATAACAAGGTAAAAGTATGATGAAAATTCAGATGAAAGGCATTAGCCTTATGATAATTCTTTTGATGCTGGCATTGACCGTACAGGCGGCCGTTTTGCGAGGAACTATAACAGATAAAGCGACTAAAGAGCCACTTATTGGTGCTGCCGTACAGTTAAGTGGTACAAATATAGGAACTATTACTGATGTGGATGGTAATTTTGAACTTGCGGGATTAAGAAATGGAACGTACAAGCTTATTATATCTTATGTGTCTTATTGTACACAGATTGTTGAGGTTACAATAAATGGTATGTTCGAAATAAAAGTAGAACTAGAACAGGATAATCAACAATTAGGAGAAGTTGTGGTTGTAGCGGATGCTAAAAAGAATACGGAGAATGCTATAATTACCCAACAACGTACCAGCTTGGTTATGCAAACGGGAGTTTCTGCCCAGCAGATTACCAAGACGCAAGATAAAGATGCTTCGGAAGTGATTCGCCGTGTGTCGGGTATCAGTATAATTGAGGAGAAATTCGTTATGGTACGTGGGCTTTCACAACGGTATAATAATGTGTGGATTAATAATAGTGCCGTGCCTAGTTCAGAAGCCGATGCGCGTGCTTTCTCTTTCGATATTATTCCATCGTCGCAGTTGGATAATATGTTGGTAGTGAAATCACCTGCACCGGAATATCCAGCTGATTTCAGTGGTGGTTTTATTTTAGTGAATACCAAAGATGTTCCTAGCAGTAATCTGTTTACTATTTCGGTTGGAACTAGTTTAAATGATCAGACTCATTTTAAAAAGTTTCTGTATAATAAAGGAAGTGGCACAGATTTTCTAGGTTTCGATAATGGCTTTCGTAGCTTGAAAGGTGGAATCAATGCTGTGCTTAATCCGATAAATAACGGCTATGATTTATTAAATAATGGGTTGAACAATGACTGGACCGTTAAAGATCGTAGGCCCTTGGCAGATCTTAGCATGAATATGAATTTCAGCCGTCGCTGGGTGGATAGTAGCGGACGTACTTTGGCTATGTTAGGAACAGTGAACTATAGTAATAGCTATAAGACATATCTGGATATGGATAACAATTTGTTTGGTGCTTATGATACGACCCACGACTGTTCTAATTATTTACGTAAAAGTATAGATGACCAATATAATCATAATGTTCGTATAGGAACTATGCTGAATTTTACTTATGTACCTGCCAGTGGTAACAGCCGCTATGAGTTTAAGAATATTTTTAATCAATTAGGGAAAGACCGCTATACTTATCGTAAGGGGACAGATGCACAAAGTGATTATGAAGAGAGCGCGGAATATTATTATCAGAGTCGTACCACTTATAATGGTCAATTTACGGGGAAACATACATTGGGTGATGCCGATAAGTTGGATTGGAGTACTGGATATTCTTATGCCAATCGGAATATGCCAGACCGCCGTCGATATACTACCGTACTCAATGAAGAGACCAATCAGTTGGAAGTAGAGAACTTGAATGAGATTAATCGGGAGTTTTCCCGATTGGATGAACATATTTTGTCGGCTAACATCAATTATCAGCACGATTTTTCTTTCGGGATTTTTACTCCTAGCCTGAAGGCTGGAGCTTACACGGAGTATCGTGCTCGTGAATATAATACCCGTTTTTTTATTTATAGTTGGAAAAATGGTTTGCCGAGTGCTTATAAAGTAATGAATGTCCCTAATGAATTATTACAAGAGAAGAATTATGGGGAGAATGGACTTTATTTATTGGAACAAGTGGATTGGCGCAATAATTACGAAGGCAATAATCTCTTGAGTGCCGGTTATGTAGGGACCAATCTTCCATTGGGCAAATTGAATGTATACGCAGGAGTTCGTTTTGAACATAATAGAATGGAGCTGGTTAGCCATACACAGAAAAACGAGGAAAGCCCCACTAGCGTGTTTTACACGTATAATGACTTTTTCCCGTCTGTAAATGTGGCTTATCGTCTGAATGATAAGCAGCAGTTCCGTTTATCTTATGGACGTACTGTGAATCGTCCGGAATTTCGGGAGGTTTCTTCTTCTGTATATTATGATTTTGATCTTGCCAGTAATGTACAAGGTAATTATAATTTAAAGCCTGCTTATATTGATAATTTAGATTTTGGTTATGAACTTTATCCCAGCAGTGGAGAGCTGATTTCTGTTTCTCTTTTCTATAAAAGGTTTAAAAATCCTATTGAATGGACTTATACTGTATCCGGAGGCACAGACCTTATCTATTCGTATGTCAATGCCAAAGGAGCGGATAATTATGGGGTAGAGGTGGATATCCGCAAAAATCTGGATTTTATAGGTATGCGTAATTTTAGTCTTAGTCTGAACGGGGCCTTAATTAAAAGTAAAGTGAAATTTGAGCCGGGAGCCAAAGAGGAGGACCGTCCGATGCAAGGTCAATCTCCATATTTGATTAATGCCGGTTTTTTCTATCAACATGCCGATAGCGGATGGAATGCTGCATTGCTTTATAACCGTATCGGTAAGCGTATTATTGGTGTAGGCCGTAGTTTGGGAACTGCAGGCAATGAAGTAAGAGTACCCGATTCTTATGAAATGCCCCGTAATGCAGTAGATTTAAGTGTCTCGAAAAAAATCGGTAATCTGGAAATAAA from Phocaeicola dorei encodes the following:
- a CDS encoding TonB-dependent receptor is translated as MMKIQMKGISLMIILLMLALTVQAAVLRGTITDKATKEPLIGAAVQLSGTNIGTITDVDGNFELAGLRNGTYKLIISYVSYCTQIVEVTINGMFEIKVELEQDNQQLGEVVVVADAKKNTENAIITQQRTSLVMQTGVSAQQITKTQDKDASEVIRRVSGISIIEEKFVMVRGLSQRYNNVWINNSAVPSSEADARAFSFDIIPSSQLDNMLVVKSPAPEYPADFSGGFILVNTKDVPSSNLFTISVGTSLNDQTHFKKFLYNKGSGTDFLGFDNGFRSLKGGINAVLNPINNGYDLLNNGLNNDWTVKDRRPLADLSMNMNFSRRWVDSSGRTLAMLGTVNYSNSYKTYLDMDNNLFGAYDTTHDCSNYLRKSIDDQYNHNVRIGTMLNFTYVPASGNSRYEFKNIFNQLGKDRYTYRKGTDAQSDYEESAEYYYQSRTTYNGQFTGKHTLGDADKLDWSTGYSYANRNMPDRRRYTTVLNEETNQLEVENLNEINREFSRLDEHILSANINYQHDFSFGIFTPSLKAGAYTEYRAREYNTRFFIYSWKNGLPSAYKVMNVPNELLQEKNYGENGLYLLEQVDWRNNYEGNNLLSAGYVGTNLPLGKLNVYAGVRFEHNRMELVSHTQKNEESPTSVFYTYNDFFPSVNVAYRLNDKQQFRLSYGRTVNRPEFREVSSSVYYDFDLASNVQGNYNLKPAYIDNLDFGYELYPSSGELISVSLFYKRFKNPIEWTYTVSGGTDLIYSYVNAKGADNYGVEVDIRKNLDFIGMRNFSLSLNGALIKSKVKFEPGAKEEDRPMQGQSPYLINAGFFYQHADSGWNAALLYNRIGKRIIGVGRSLGTAGNEVRVPDSYEMPRNAVDLSVSKKIGNLEIKVAVRDLLAEKVSFKQFEETRHGKVEQITRQYKSGRNFNLNINYTF
- a CDS encoding threonine aldolase family protein — encoded protein: MRSFASDNNSSVHPRIMEALMKTNNGHALGYGDDPWTEEATHKVKEQFSRPCEALFVFNGTGSNTMALQMMTRPYHIIFCADTAHIAVDECGAPSKATGCFMRTIPTLDGKLTPELLKPFMVNFGIEHHSQPGAIYLSQCSELGTIYKPEEICALTEFAHRHGLFVHMDGARISNAAAALGMSLDDISGACGVDTLTLGGTKNGLMGAECVMIFNQDLIKEARYARKQACQLASKMRYISCQFTAFLEDNLWLTCAQHANAMAQRLYKELSTIPDIKFTQTVESNQLFFIMPREKENKLQKYYHFYFWNEAIGEMRLVTSFDTEEEDVDKLIACIKAL